The following are encoded together in the Acidobacteriota bacterium genome:
- a CDS encoding amidase — MSLRATYLASDGLALAELLRTGDLAPAEAVECAAEISAELNGDLNAVVCSDFERAAAGAAEVVAAGGPFAGVPYLLKDLYANAVGLPLTNGSRLFEGSVPDHDSEMVSRYRRAGLLIAGRTASPEFGLTTSTESAVFGQTRNPWNLEHIAGGSSGGAAAAVAAGIVPAAHASDGGGSIRIPASCCGLFGLKPSRARVSLAPDAGEGWAGFSVQHCVSRSVRDSAALLDTVAGPVAGDPYCAPPPERSFLEETGREPGRLRIALALEAFNGSPVDEACVAAARGAAELCSGLGHEVAHAAPEIDANALGLATRLIVGANVRATIAERCEVLGRDAREDELEPLTWATAATGEQSDAAAYARATRTVHAVGRRLAAFFDGGFDVLLSPTMAAPPAKLGVLSLSNRGDDYLPALLQTIGFTQLMNVCGNPAASVPLGWSGANGGLPIGVQIAAPMGGEGVLLRLAAQLERERPWIDRKPPCSAWRNG; from the coding sequence GTGAGTCTGAGAGCGACGTATCTGGCCAGCGACGGGCTGGCGCTGGCCGAATTGCTGAGGACCGGCGATCTGGCTCCGGCCGAGGCGGTCGAGTGCGCGGCCGAGATCTCTGCGGAACTGAACGGAGACCTGAACGCGGTCGTCTGTTCGGACTTCGAGCGCGCTGCCGCCGGCGCGGCCGAGGTCGTGGCGGCTGGTGGGCCGTTCGCCGGCGTGCCGTACCTGCTGAAAGACCTCTACGCGAACGCGGTGGGCTTGCCGCTCACGAACGGCAGCCGCCTCTTCGAGGGCAGCGTGCCTGACCACGACTCGGAGATGGTGAGTCGCTACCGGCGGGCCGGGCTCCTGATCGCGGGGCGGACGGCTTCGCCCGAGTTCGGGCTGACGACCAGTACCGAGTCCGCGGTCTTCGGGCAGACGCGCAACCCGTGGAACCTGGAGCACATCGCCGGTGGGTCCTCGGGCGGCGCCGCGGCGGCCGTCGCCGCCGGCATCGTGCCGGCCGCCCACGCCAGCGACGGCGGTGGATCGATCCGCATCCCGGCCTCGTGCTGCGGACTCTTCGGACTCAAGCCGAGCCGGGCCCGGGTTTCGCTGGCGCCTGACGCCGGCGAGGGTTGGGCCGGGTTCTCGGTGCAGCACTGCGTGAGCCGCAGCGTTCGCGACAGCGCCGCGCTTCTCGATACGGTCGCGGGTCCGGTCGCGGGAGATCCATACTGCGCGCCGCCGCCTGAACGGAGCTTCCTCGAGGAGACCGGGCGCGAGCCGGGACGGCTGCGGATCGCGCTGGCCCTGGAGGCGTTCAACGGCTCCCCGGTCGATGAGGCGTGCGTTGCGGCGGCCCGCGGCGCGGCCGAACTCTGCTCGGGACTCGGGCACGAGGTTGCCCACGCGGCCCCGGAGATCGACGCGAACGCGCTCGGCCTCGCGACCCGGCTGATCGTCGGCGCGAACGTGCGCGCCACGATCGCGGAGCGCTGCGAGGTTCTCGGCCGCGACGCCCGGGAGGACGAGCTGGAGCCGCTCACCTGGGCGACGGCCGCCACGGGCGAGCAGAGCGACGCCGCCGCCTACGCGCGGGCGACCCGCACGGTTCACGCCGTGGGCCGCCGGCTGGCCGCGTTCTTCGATGGAGGTTTCGATGTCCTGCTGTCGCCGACGATGGCGGCGCCGCCGGCCAAGCTCGGCGTGCTGTCGCTTTCGAACCGGGGCGACGACTATCTGCCGGCCTTGCTGCAGACGATTGGCTTCACCCAGTTGATGAACGTCTGCGGCAATCCCGCCGCCTCGGTGCCGCTCGGCTGGAGCGGGGCGAACGGCGGCCTGCCGATCGGCGTCCAGATCGCCGCACCGATGGGCGGCGAGGGAGTGCTGCTCCGGCTGGCGGCGCAGCTCGAGCGGGAACGTCCCTGGATCGACCGGAAGCCGCCCTGCTCGGCGTGGCGGAACGGCTAG
- a CDS encoding polyprenyl synthetase family protein, with protein MLTDRPAGPLSRNTAVEDEVLGRLRDLCDVGGLQGLAATIDDLVGFVRDDLAALEEGLAALSTGDTLVGEAGASLVHLGGKRLRPLCVVLASRVGSAQPSAVRDIAVAAELVHNATLLHDDVVDHADQRRGRPTARVELGNAASIFAGDYLLIEALNRVRRAAVPGVMEGLLETIAEMIRAESLQLENRGSLDASEDLYFEVARGKSAALFSWALGAGALSGGASSELCRALRAYGESIGVAFQLIDDLLDLVGHHSNTGKTLFSDLSEGKITYPLIVVLDREPALADTIRAIAAEATPSWDADGLGLGYAGSNGDGSANGHPGGANGEGRERERVLEAMLRYNVEATCRDLAASYIDEGIAALAKVPDGPARRALTVVARASVLRER; from the coding sequence GTGCTCACGGATCGCCCGGCTGGGCCTCTGTCGAGAAACACGGCCGTGGAAGACGAGGTGCTCGGGCGCCTCCGCGACCTCTGTGACGTCGGCGGCCTCCAGGGTCTTGCCGCGACGATCGACGACCTGGTCGGCTTCGTCCGCGACGATCTCGCCGCGTTGGAGGAGGGACTGGCGGCCCTGTCGACGGGAGACACGCTGGTTGGCGAGGCCGGAGCTTCCCTTGTACACCTCGGTGGTAAACGGTTGCGTCCACTGTGCGTTGTCCTGGCGTCGCGGGTCGGGTCCGCACAGCCTTCCGCGGTGCGTGACATCGCGGTCGCGGCCGAGCTGGTCCACAACGCCACGCTGCTGCACGACGACGTCGTCGATCACGCGGACCAGCGTCGAGGGCGGCCAACGGCACGCGTCGAACTCGGCAACGCGGCCTCGATTTTCGCGGGTGACTACCTGTTGATCGAGGCGCTCAACAGGGTGCGGCGCGCCGCGGTTCCGGGCGTCATGGAAGGCCTGCTCGAGACGATCGCCGAGATGATCCGGGCTGAGTCGCTTCAGCTCGAGAACCGCGGCTCCCTCGACGCCTCCGAGGATCTCTACTTCGAGGTTGCCCGCGGCAAGTCGGCGGCGCTTTTCAGTTGGGCGTTGGGCGCCGGCGCCTTGAGCGGCGGCGCGTCGTCCGAACTCTGCCGGGCGCTTCGGGCCTACGGGGAATCGATCGGGGTCGCCTTCCAGTTGATCGACGACCTGCTCGATCTGGTCGGACACCACAGCAACACGGGCAAGACCCTGTTCAGCGACCTCTCGGAGGGGAAGATCACCTATCCGCTGATCGTCGTGCTGGATCGCGAACCCGCGCTCGCCGACACGATCCGCGCGATAGCCGCCGAGGCGACCCCGTCCTGGGATGCCGACGGCCTCGGTCTGGGGTATGCCGGCTCGAACGGCGATGGTTCGGCGAACGGCCACCCGGGCGGCGCGAACGGGGAGGGTCGGGAGCGTGAGCGCGTCCTCGAGGCGATGCTTCGCTACAACGTCGAGGCGACGTGCCGCGACCTCGCCGCGAGCTACATAGACGAAGGGATCGCAGCGCTGGCGAAGGTCCCCGACGGCCCCGCGCGCCGTGCGCTGACGGTTGTCGCTCGGGCGAGCGTGTTGCGGGAACGATGA
- a CDS encoding ubiquinone/menaquinone biosynthesis methyltransferase, translating into MALAEPLAGPSDGSGAMFDRIAARYDLLNRLNSLGFDRAWRRITAEALAPAAAAGRPLRVLDVASGTGDLAIAIARRFPSAVVEGVDTSTAMTAIGRGKVEHAGLADRVTLASGDAHELGFPDRAFDAAAIAFGIRNVPDRVRALREMARVTRPGGRVAVLELSEPTSGLPAALARFHIRVLVPLIGALLAGGEEYRYLRRSIHAFPSPNEFVGTMAGAGLEPVETRPLTFGVCNLFVASPAVECATGGSGP; encoded by the coding sequence ATGGCGCTGGCTGAGCCGCTGGCGGGCCCGAGCGACGGCTCGGGCGCGATGTTCGACCGGATCGCCGCTCGCTACGACCTGCTGAACCGCCTCAACTCCCTGGGCTTCGATCGGGCGTGGCGCCGGATCACGGCGGAGGCCCTGGCGCCGGCCGCGGCCGCCGGCCGGCCCCTGCGCGTGCTCGATGTTGCGTCCGGAACCGGAGACCTGGCGATCGCGATCGCGCGGCGGTTTCCCTCGGCGGTCGTCGAGGGTGTCGACACCTCGACTGCGATGACGGCGATCGGACGAGGGAAGGTGGAGCACGCCGGCCTCGCCGACCGCGTTACGCTGGCTTCTGGCGACGCTCACGAGCTTGGTTTCCCCGATCGCGCCTTCGACGCGGCGGCGATCGCGTTCGGCATCCGCAACGTCCCCGACCGGGTCCGGGCGCTGCGCGAAATGGCGAGGGTCACCCGGCCGGGCGGCCGAGTCGCGGTTCTCGAGTTGAGCGAGCCGACTTCCGGCCTGCCGGCCGCTCTCGCGCGCTTCCACATCCGCGTCCTCGTGCCACTGATCGGGGCGCTTCTGGCCGGGGGCGAGGAGTACCGGTACCTGCGGAGGTCGATCCACGCCTTTCCGTCGCCGAACGAGTTCGTTGGCACGATGGCCGGCGCCGGTCTGGAGCCGGTCGAAACGCGGCCTCTGACGTTCGGCGTGTGCAACCTGTTCGTGGCCAGTCCGGCCGTGGAGTGTGCGACGGGAGGCTCTGGTCCATGA
- a CDS encoding isochorismate synthase, with protein MTSPVIRPRSGRETRAPRSGLLAVAAEAPRVAPEEFLRRASRSFREIGPVGHLWSPSGGMQSAGWGVARRFEVAGDAPSPGFPGGNGDGDHRMQAGGVALDQVAALASGLFRELAGADEVPLRLFGGLAFDPGPDSPGSGASDWDEFGAGSFVLPRLGYVADGDAAHLYAVIDATAVGAAPEWQRRLQRLAEDLDLTGSLGSGANGNGHLGELPEAANTLEALPGILRSLDRPAASEWLQRVKELRAEVLSERLQKVVAARAVELDLDRPFGIDDLVRIAGRLGNSMPTCTRFAFLRGGSIFFGATPELLVRRRGRRIETQALAGSIASDPKPVRRRELERRLLESRKDRLEHDVVVRYLVERLDRSCGGVSPPAPPEVRVLPNVMHLETPIRAALPETVEPPHVLRLVRALHPTPAVAGRPTPLALAAIRRTEERARGWYAGPVGWFDGSGDGEFSVALRSCLATRRRGLLYSGNGIVADSDPARELVETNLKLDAILGAWG; from the coding sequence ATGACCTCTCCGGTGATCAGACCGCGTTCGGGTCGAGAGACGCGCGCTCCGCGGTCCGGCCTTCTGGCCGTGGCCGCCGAGGCGCCGCGAGTGGCTCCCGAGGAGTTTCTCCGGCGGGCTTCGCGGAGCTTCCGCGAGATCGGCCCGGTGGGCCACCTGTGGTCGCCCTCCGGAGGGATGCAGTCCGCCGGCTGGGGTGTGGCCCGGCGCTTCGAAGTCGCCGGAGACGCCCCGTCCCCCGGGTTCCCGGGCGGAAACGGCGACGGCGACCACAGGATGCAAGCCGGCGGCGTCGCGCTCGACCAGGTTGCGGCGCTGGCGTCCGGGCTGTTTCGCGAACTGGCGGGAGCGGACGAGGTGCCGTTGCGGCTCTTCGGTGGACTCGCGTTCGATCCCGGGCCGGACAGCCCCGGATCCGGAGCGTCCGATTGGGACGAGTTCGGCGCGGGCAGCTTCGTGCTGCCGCGGCTGGGATACGTTGCCGACGGTGACGCCGCACATCTGTATGCGGTCATCGACGCGACGGCGGTCGGGGCAGCGCCGGAGTGGCAGCGGCGTCTTCAGCGGCTGGCCGAAGACCTCGACCTCACCGGCAGCCTCGGAAGCGGCGCGAACGGCAACGGACACCTGGGAGAGCTTCCGGAAGCGGCCAACACCCTGGAGGCGCTGCCGGGAATCCTGCGGAGCCTTGATCGCCCGGCCGCTTCAGAGTGGCTTCAGCGTGTGAAAGAGCTTCGCGCGGAGGTGCTTTCCGAACGGCTGCAGAAGGTCGTCGCGGCGCGCGCCGTCGAGCTCGACCTCGACCGGCCGTTCGGCATCGACGATCTGGTCCGCATCGCCGGGCGCCTGGGGAACAGCATGCCGACCTGCACGCGCTTCGCCTTCCTGCGCGGCGGCTCGATCTTCTTCGGCGCGACGCCGGAGCTGCTGGTCCGTCGCCGGGGCCGCCGGATCGAGACGCAGGCGCTGGCCGGTTCGATCGCCAGCGACCCAAAGCCAGTGCGTCGGCGCGAACTGGAGCGGCGCCTGCTGGAGAGCCGGAAGGACCGGCTGGAACATGACGTCGTGGTTCGTTACCTGGTCGAACGCCTCGACCGTAGCTGCGGCGGGGTATCGCCGCCCGCCCCTCCGGAAGTCCGTGTCTTGCCGAACGTGATGCACCTGGAGACGCCGATTCGCGCCGCGCTGCCGGAGACCGTCGAGCCGCCGCACGTGCTGCGGCTGGTGCGGGCGCTCCACCCGACGCCTGCGGTCGCCGGCAGGCCGACGCCTCTCGCCCTGGCCGCGATCAGGCGCACCGAAGAGCGGGCCCGGGGCTGGTACGCGGGCCCGGTCGGTTGGTTCGACGGCAGCGGCGATGGCGAGTTCTCGGTCGCTCTTCGTTCCTGTCTCGCGACACGGCGTCGAGGCCTGCTCTACTCGGGCAACGGCATCGTCGCCGACTCCGATCCCGCACGCGAGCTGGTTGAGACGAACCTGAAGCTGGACGCGATCCTCGGAGCATGGGGCTAG
- the menD gene encoding 2-succinyl-5-enolpyruvyl-6-hydroxy-3-cyclohexene-1-carboxylic-acid synthase: MGLGAGAGKAQFQRARLLVGALMRAGVRRAVTSPGSRSTPLVLAALDAAAAGLDIASIIDERAAAFFALGQARATGVPTVLICTSGTAPAHYLPAILEAREAGVPLIALTADRPMELMDCGAPQATDQTKLFGRAVNHFTEVDLAGPVDALSLRAIRRTAAQAVFRSRWPRGGAVHLNVRARKPLEPEVDTGDGSLVATVDALLEEPVEAAVPAAQPDPAALDRAAALCRRAERGLIVSGPLPLPSPECRRAGDVRGLAKLARRTGFPLLAEATSQGRFTEGDTAADAARLGAAWIADGGEGLPLPDLILQVGAPPVAAGAQRLIEAAGAPQIVLSDGPWTDPDGLASVFLFGDVESSTSELCRRLGDVGPATEAAGWRGDVLRLCGRFRAAAARLDSGGLGFHDGEAAGVAVAATPADALLMLGNSLPVRLVETWAAHPGRRLWVASQRGLSGIDGLVAGFLGSLGAGGFPAGLLLAGDVSLLHDLDGLAIAPEYGDGPPAVVVVIDNQGGRIFDRLPIAKAGILRGPDGRHWLTPHGVDFGGLARAFGVPYARVEDASALAREIEAALGRRGVSLIVAGVAPESLAAAEESLRQAMGAASSSR; encoded by the coding sequence ATGGGGCTAGGGGCCGGCGCGGGCAAGGCGCAGTTTCAGCGTGCGCGCCTCCTGGTCGGCGCCCTGATGCGGGCCGGCGTCCGGCGGGCGGTGACGAGCCCGGGTTCCCGCTCGACGCCACTGGTGCTGGCGGCGCTCGATGCCGCGGCCGCCGGGCTGGACATCGCCAGCATCATCGACGAGCGGGCGGCCGCTTTCTTCGCGCTCGGTCAGGCACGGGCCACGGGCGTACCCACGGTCCTGATCTGCACTTCGGGGACAGCGCCGGCGCACTACCTGCCGGCGATCCTGGAAGCCCGCGAGGCCGGGGTTCCCCTGATCGCCCTGACCGCCGACCGCCCGATGGAGTTGATGGACTGCGGGGCGCCGCAGGCGACGGACCAGACAAAGCTCTTCGGCCGGGCCGTCAACCACTTCACCGAAGTCGATCTCGCGGGTCCGGTCGATGCGCTGAGCCTGCGGGCGATCCGTCGAACCGCGGCTCAGGCCGTGTTCCGTTCCCGCTGGCCGCGCGGCGGCGCGGTCCACCTGAACGTGCGGGCGCGCAAGCCGCTCGAGCCGGAGGTGGATACCGGAGACGGTTCGCTCGTGGCTACCGTTGACGCTCTGCTCGAGGAGCCGGTCGAGGCGGCTGTGCCCGCGGCGCAACCGGATCCGGCGGCGCTGGATCGGGCGGCGGCGCTGTGTCGGCGAGCGGAGCGTGGCCTGATCGTCTCCGGTCCCTTGCCTCTTCCGTCGCCCGAGTGCCGACGGGCCGGTGACGTCCGGGGTCTGGCGAAGCTCGCGCGGCGTACAGGCTTCCCGCTACTCGCGGAGGCCACGAGTCAGGGCAGGTTCACGGAAGGAGACACTGCGGCCGACGCCGCGCGGCTCGGAGCGGCCTGGATAGCCGACGGCGGAGAAGGCCTGCCTCTTCCGGACCTGATTCTGCAGGTCGGAGCGCCACCGGTCGCGGCAGGTGCTCAGCGCCTGATCGAGGCCGCGGGGGCACCTCAGATCGTGCTGTCCGACGGTCCCTGGACCGATCCGGACGGACTCGCTTCGGTGTTCCTGTTCGGAGATGTCGAAAGCTCGACGTCAGAGCTCTGTCGACGGCTCGGGGATGTGGGGCCGGCCACCGAGGCGGCCGGTTGGCGGGGGGACGTACTTCGGTTGTGCGGGCGATTTCGGGCGGCGGCGGCACGACTTGACTCCGGCGGTCTCGGCTTTCACGACGGGGAAGCGGCCGGAGTGGCGGTCGCGGCAACGCCGGCGGACGCGCTCCTCATGCTTGGCAACAGCCTGCCCGTGCGCCTGGTCGAAACCTGGGCCGCGCATCCCGGTCGCCGGCTCTGGGTTGCGAGCCAGCGGGGGTTGAGCGGGATCGACGGGTTGGTTGCGGGCTTCCTTGGCTCGCTCGGCGCGGGCGGTTTTCCGGCCGGCCTGCTGCTCGCGGGCGACGTCAGCCTGCTGCACGATCTCGACGGTCTGGCGATCGCCCCCGAGTACGGCGACGGTCCGCCGGCGGTGGTCGTGGTGATCGACAACCAGGGCGGACGGATCTTCGACCGACTTCCGATCGCGAAGGCCGGGATTCTCCGTGGCCCGGACGGCAGGCACTGGTTGACGCCGCACGGGGTCGACTTCGGCGGCCTGGCACGCGCGTTCGGCGTACCTTACGCACGAGTGGAAGATGCCTCGGCACTCGCACGGGAGATCGAGGCGGCCCTCGGTCGGAGAGGCGTTTCCCTGATCGTTGCGGGGGTCGCTCCAGAGTCGCTGGCGGCGGCCGAGGAGTCGCTGCGGCAGGCAATGGGCGCGGCGTCGTCGTCGCGATGA
- a CDS encoding alpha/beta fold hydrolase, producing the protein MTTAVLIHGFSGSPASWRRVEAWLDAPSHAVAVCGHGGESPPAISEGPAAFEAEVDRLAATVRAEVPAPRLAVGYSLGGRLALGLLVRRPDLFRGGVLIGANPGIAGEDVRVARRRDDDRWARLIEEEGLAAFDSEWSALPLFASQHDLDSGRLAEQRRTRLSHDPAALGAAMRALGLGAMPDYRPFLSSIFCPVELIVGSEDSRFVGLARQMAGRLPFATVRIVDGVGHNVPLEAPAELARLLNATLGKVDRDRGR; encoded by the coding sequence ATGACAACGGCCGTCCTGATCCACGGCTTTTCGGGCAGTCCGGCTAGCTGGCGGCGGGTCGAAGCGTGGCTCGACGCGCCGAGCCACGCGGTGGCGGTCTGCGGTCATGGCGGCGAAAGTCCGCCAGCGATCTCCGAAGGTCCGGCGGCGTTCGAGGCCGAGGTCGATCGGCTGGCGGCTACCGTCCGGGCCGAGGTGCCGGCGCCTCGTCTGGCGGTTGGCTACTCCCTGGGGGGGCGGCTGGCCCTCGGCCTGCTGGTCCGTCGCCCGGACCTGTTTCGCGGCGGCGTTCTGATCGGCGCGAACCCGGGCATTGCCGGCGAGGACGTCCGCGTCGCTCGCCGACGCGACGACGATCGCTGGGCTCGGCTCATCGAGGAAGAGGGCCTCGCCGCCTTCGACAGCGAGTGGTCGGCTTTGCCGCTGTTCGCCAGTCAGCACGACCTGGATTCCGGACGGCTGGCGGAGCAGCGGCGTACTCGCCTCAGCCACGATCCTGCGGCCCTCGGGGCGGCGATGAGGGCGCTCGGTCTCGGCGCCATGCCGGACTACCGACCCTTCCTGTCCTCGATCTTCTGCCCGGTCGAGTTGATAGTGGGCAGTGAGGACTCGAGGTTCGTCGGTCTGGCGCGACAGATGGCCGGACGCCTTCCGTTCGCCACGGTCCGCATCGTCGACGGAGTTGGCCACAATGTTCCACTGGAGGCGCCGGCCGAGCTGGCCCGCCTCCTGAACGCGACTCTGGGCAAGGTTGATCGGGACCGCGGGCGCTGA
- the menB gene encoding 1,4-dihydroxy-2-naphthoyl-CoA synthase — protein sequence MSGESHQEWRSGGDYTDIRYEKSYVGGEPEGIAKITINRPEVRNAFRPLTVQEMSAAVDVARDDGEVGAVILTGEGRNAFCSGGDQRIRGDAGYVGDDGVPRLNVLDLQRQIRTLPKPVVAMVAGYAIGGGHVLHMVCDLTIAADNARFGQTGPRVGSFDGGYGASYMARIVGQKKAREIWFLCRQYNARQALDMGLVNTVVPLERLEQETLQWCREMLANSPMALRCLKAAMNADCDGQAGLQELAGNATLLFYMTQEGQEGRQAFLEKRKPDFSKFQRYP from the coding sequence ATGAGCGGAGAATCGCACCAGGAATGGCGGAGTGGCGGTGACTACACGGATATCCGCTACGAGAAGTCCTACGTCGGCGGCGAGCCGGAGGGGATAGCCAAGATCACGATCAACCGGCCGGAGGTGCGCAACGCCTTCCGGCCGCTGACGGTCCAGGAGATGAGCGCGGCGGTCGACGTGGCCCGCGATGACGGTGAGGTCGGCGCGGTGATCCTGACCGGCGAAGGACGAAACGCCTTCTGTTCGGGCGGCGATCAGCGTATCCGGGGCGACGCCGGCTACGTCGGTGACGACGGCGTGCCGCGCCTGAACGTCCTCGACCTGCAGCGTCAGATCCGCACGTTGCCCAAGCCGGTCGTGGCGATGGTCGCCGGCTACGCGATCGGCGGTGGCCACGTGCTGCACATGGTCTGCGACCTGACGATCGCCGCCGACAACGCCCGCTTCGGCCAGACCGGCCCGCGGGTGGGCAGCTTTGACGGCGGTTACGGCGCCTCGTACATGGCGCGGATCGTGGGCCAGAAGAAGGCGCGGGAGATCTGGTTCCTGTGCCGTCAGTACAACGCCCGGCAGGCGCTGGACATGGGCCTCGTCAACACGGTCGTGCCGCTCGAGCGGCTGGAACAGGAGACCCTCCAGTGGTGCCGGGAGATGCTGGCCAACAGCCCGATGGCGCTCCGCTGCCTGAAGGCGGCGATGAACGCCGACTGCGACGGCCAGGCCGGCCTGCAGGAGCTGGCGGGGAACGCGACCCTGCTGTTCTACATGACGCAGGAGGGGCAGGAGGGCCGGCAGGCGTTCCTGGAGAAGCGGAAGCCGGACTTCTCGAAGTTTCAGCGCTACCCATGA
- a CDS encoding 1,4-dihydroxy-2-naphthoate polyprenyltransferase codes for MSGRRPGNLGAWAQAIRPKTLWAAVTPVVVGSACAMSVSGFRVAPALAALGVGVFIQIGTNLSNDVLDFDRGADTERRVGPVRTVQSGLLSRGQVWVGAWIAFGLCIVCGLYLVAVAGWPVLVVGAVSIASGLLYTAGPWALAYVGLGDLFVFLFFGLAAVVGTVYVQALEVPAVAWWAAIAVGALATAILVVNNLRDRETDAAAGKRTLAVRFGARFTRLEYAALLLAGHAAALPLVVRFGPWPLLSWLALPFAVALLRSVWRGEGAALNLALAATARLLLLFGALLSIGIVLGARH; via the coding sequence ATGAGCGGGCGCCGCCCCGGCAACCTGGGGGCGTGGGCGCAGGCGATCCGTCCGAAGACGCTGTGGGCGGCGGTGACGCCCGTCGTTGTCGGCAGCGCCTGCGCCATGTCCGTCTCGGGCTTCCGGGTCGCCCCGGCCCTGGCCGCGCTCGGCGTCGGAGTCTTCATCCAGATCGGCACGAACCTGTCGAACGACGTGCTCGACTTCGACCGCGGCGCCGACACGGAACGCCGGGTCGGGCCAGTGCGGACGGTGCAATCGGGGCTGCTCAGCCGCGGCCAGGTGTGGGTCGGGGCGTGGATCGCCTTCGGTCTCTGCATCGTTTGCGGCCTCTACCTGGTGGCGGTCGCGGGCTGGCCGGTGCTGGTAGTCGGCGCGGTTTCGATCGCATCAGGGCTGCTGTACACGGCCGGCCCCTGGGCGCTGGCCTACGTCGGCCTGGGCGACCTGTTCGTCTTCCTGTTCTTCGGTCTGGCCGCCGTGGTCGGGACGGTGTATGTCCAGGCGCTGGAAGTACCGGCCGTCGCCTGGTGGGCGGCGATCGCCGTCGGCGCCCTGGCGACGGCGATCCTCGTCGTGAACAACCTTCGCGACCGCGAGACGGACGCGGCGGCCGGCAAGCGGACGCTGGCAGTGCGCTTCGGCGCGCGTTTCACGCGGCTGGAGTATGCGGCGCTGCTCCTGGCCGGGCATGCCGCTGCCCTGCCGCTGGTCGTCCGGTTCGGTCCGTGGCCCCTGCTGTCGTGGCTGGCGCTGCCGTTCGCGGTCGCCCTGCTGCGGTCCGTGTGGCGCGGCGAGGGCGCGGCCCTCAACCTGGCGTTGGCGGCGACCGCCCGCCTGCTCCTCCTGTTCGGCGCGCTCCTGTCGATCGGCATCGTGCTGGGGGCCCGGCACTGA
- a CDS encoding class I adenylate-forming enzyme family protein — protein sequence MDRTRDALRSRLDELDAPVVAVVGGTGPDTVVNLLALLEDRVSFVLIHPRWTRAERDRAMAIAGACVCLESGGALAPAPAAVGNPSVGQGAAIVFTSGTTGRPRGAVLSRAALRASALAHGRVLGWRADDRWLLSLPTAHVGGLMIVVRCLHARRTVVVGGRRASGSFDPAETLGVVERDRITLLSVVPTMLARLLQATRRPPQSLRAVLVGGAGAPPALMERARESGWPVFATYGLTEACSQVATERPGETFGGVGTPLPGIEVRVAAPDGFAGTIAVRGDALFDGYLGAEPGALLERPFDVDGWFDTGDLGAIGEDGRLRIVGRRSERILTGGENVDPAEVEAVVVEWPGAAAACVVGLEDEEWGETVGAVLVPTVGFESLGGLAGLGRHLGGRLAGFKRPRCWRVVDGLPLAASGKVDRSACVRLLVESPGLRTGQEGQ from the coding sequence GTGGATCGGACGCGAGACGCGCTGCGTTCGCGGCTCGACGAACTGGACGCGCCGGTCGTCGCCGTCGTTGGGGGCACGGGGCCCGACACCGTGGTCAACCTTCTCGCACTGCTTGAGGACCGGGTCTCGTTCGTGCTGATCCATCCCCGGTGGACGCGCGCCGAACGCGACCGGGCGATGGCGATCGCCGGGGCCTGCGTCTGTCTCGAGAGCGGCGGAGCCCTGGCGCCGGCGCCCGCCGCGGTCGGCAACCCGAGCGTCGGCCAGGGCGCCGCGATCGTCTTCACTTCCGGCACGACGGGTCGGCCGCGGGGCGCAGTTCTCAGCCGGGCGGCGCTGCGCGCGTCGGCGCTTGCGCATGGACGGGTGCTGGGCTGGCGCGCCGACGACCGTTGGCTCCTGAGCTTGCCGACCGCTCACGTGGGCGGCCTGATGATCGTCGTTCGCTGCCTCCATGCGCGGCGGACGGTGGTCGTGGGTGGACGTCGGGCTTCCGGGAGCTTCGATCCCGCCGAGACCCTTGGGGTCGTCGAACGCGACCGGATCACGCTTCTGTCCGTCGTGCCGACGATGCTCGCGCGGCTTCTTCAGGCAACCAGGCGTCCGCCGCAGAGCCTGCGGGCCGTGCTCGTGGGCGGCGCCGGCGCTCCGCCGGCTCTGATGGAGCGGGCCAGAGAAAGCGGCTGGCCGGTGTTCGCGACCTACGGGCTGACGGAGGCCTGTTCCCAGGTCGCGACGGAGCGGCCGGGCGAGACGTTTGGGGGGGTGGGTACGCCGCTGCCCGGGATCGAGGTGCGGGTTGCGGCTCCGGACGGGTTCGCCGGCACGATCGCGGTGCGGGGCGACGCGCTGTTCGACGGCTATCTGGGCGCGGAACCGGGGGCGCTGCTCGAACGGCCTTTCGATGTGGACGGCTGGTTCGATACGGGCGACCTGGGTGCGATCGGCGAGGACGGCCGGCTCCGGATCGTGGGTCGGCGCTCCGAGCGGATCCTGACCGGCGGCGAGAACGTCGATCCGGCGGAAGTGGAAGCGGTCGTCGTGGAGTGGCCCGGCGCGGCGGCGGCCTGCGTGGTCGGTCTGGAGGACGAGGAGTGGGGCGAAACGGTGGGCGCCGTCCTGGTCCCGACCGTCGGTTTCGAGTCCCTTGGCGGGCTGGCCGGACTCGGGAGGCACCTGGGTGGACGTCTCGCCGGGTTCAAGCGGCCGCGGTGCTGGCGTGTCGTGGATGGGCTGCCACTGGCCGCTTCGGGCAAGGTGGACCGAAGCGCCTGCGTTCGACTCCTGGTCGAGTCGCCAGGCCTGCGGACGGGGCAGGAGGGACAGTGA